The genomic DNA GAACAGCTCCGACATCACGCGGCCAATCGGGTACGCGAGCGTCGCGACCTTTCCCTGTTTGTTGATCGTCAAATCGAGATCGAAACCCGTCTTCGGGTTTTTGAATTTCAACATCACCGCGCTCACTTCTTTCGCTTCGTCGGGAATGCCGACGCCGGGCTGCGGTTGATAGGTTTCGCCCCCGCCGCGCAGCACGTGTCCGCCCATGCGAAAGACGCCCTCGATGGGAATGAAGATGACGCGATCGGAAGGGCTGTTGGTCGGTTTGAGAATTCCCACGACGGTGTATTCTTCGTTGTGCTTGCTGTTTTCGCTGTACGTGAGACCGTGATACGGATTAATCGTGTCGCCCGGCTTCAATCCCGTCTGCGCCGCGGCGAAACTGCCGATTACCGCCTCGCGGCGTGACGAATCGAACGAGCGGCCGGGCGGCTCGACCTCGAACGTGCGCCCCGCACGATACTGGAACTTTGTGAAGATCTCCTCTGTCGTGCCGACGATTCGGAACCCGAAATAGTTGTCGCCGGTCGCGTACGGTATCGCCAGATCAACGCGCCGGTCCGCCTTCATCGCCTGGTACATTCCCCACGGAATGTTGCCCGGCGAAGTTTCGAGATGAAAGACAGTATTCAACACAAGCTGCAACTGACTTCCGCGCGCGCCGAGCACCGCGTCGAACCCCAACTCGCCGCCGGTGAACGCCTCGTAGGTCTGCCGCTGGATTGCGAATACCGACATCACCAGCCCGCTCGCCAGCGCCGCGGCCAGCAGCGTGACGCAAGTCGACAGCGCATGCTGACGCAGGCTGCGACGAACGATAAGGAGTATGCCGCTAATGGAATGCAAGGAGATTCCTAACCACAGATTTCAAAGACGACGCAGATTAATGCGACCAAAGTAGGCGCAGAGCATCCTTCCTCGTGCTCGTAATCGAGAATTCGATCCTTCACTAATCGGCTTCGCAGATGTTCGCTGCTTCGCGCACCAATGAATTGCACCATCTGTCTCTGTGAACAAGAGTTCATTCTTATCGTCATCGAGAGGCGTGCTCGCCGAGCGGATTTCGGTAGGCAGCGATGAACGATGAGAAGTACGGCATCAAATCTGCGCCGTCCGTGCAATCAGTGGTTTCACTGCGTTGTTGATGTCCGCGAGTTGCTGCACGTTATCGAACTGCGTCAGGATGTCGCGATCGTGCGTCACGAGCAGCAGCGCGGCGTTCTGTTCGCGGCAGACCTCGCGAATCAACTTCAGCGCCTCGGTCGCATGATGAAAATCGAGATTTCCGGTCGGTTCGTCCGCGAGCACAAGTTTCGGATGATTGGCCAGCGCACGCGCAACTGCGACACGCTGTTGCTGACCGACGCTCAACTGGCGCGG from Candidatus Hydrogenedentota bacterium includes the following:
- a CDS encoding ABC transporter permease, with product MSGILLIVRRSLRQHALSTCVTLLAAALASGLVMSVFAIQRQTYEAFTGGELGFDAVLGARGSQLQLVLNTVFHLETSPGNIPWGMYQAMKADRRVDLAIPYATGDNYFGFRIVGTTEEIFTKFQYRAGRTFEVEPPGRSFDSSRREAVIGSFAAAQTGLKPGDTINPYHGLTYSENSKHNEEYTVVGILKPTNSPSDRVIFIPIEGVFRMGGHVLRGGGETYQPQPGVGIPDEAKEVSAVMLKFKNPKTGFDLDLTINKQGKVATLAYPIGRVMSELFDKLGWINRVLELVAYLVVVVSSAAILASIYNTINERRREFAILRALGARRFTVFSAIVLEAAAIAFIGSVIGFFVYGAIFGAATVVVQAQTGVLLDIRSVHPALYLTPLSMTIIGACAGILPAYKAYSTDVATNLTPAS